The genomic window GGCACTACGTTTCCTGCACGGTCTACCACGATTCTCTGAGGACCTCGATTTCTCGCTTGTCTCCGGCGATGGTTACGCGGGAAAGGTGTGGATGGCCAAGGTGAAGCGGGATTTGACGCTGGCTGGGTTTGATCCGGAGGTGACCTGGAATGACCGCAAAGTTGTGCATGCGGGCTGGGTGCGCGTGGCCGGAGTCCTCCATGAGGCTGGTTTGTCGACCATGCCATCCGAGAAACTGGCCATCAAGGTGGAGATCGATACGCAACCGCCGGTGGGGGCGCGCTGCGAACGCCGGGTCGTAACGCGCTACGTCACCTTCCTGCTGCAGCACTACGACTTACCATCGCTCCTGGCCGGGAAACTGCACGCTGCCATCACCCGCAAGTATGCCAAGGGGCGTGACTGGTATGATCTCATCTGGTATCTCTCGCAACGTCCGCCGCTGATCCCGAACCTGTCCTTGTTGCAGAAGGCGCTGGACCAGACGCAAGGGGCCGACCGTCTCGACGCGTCATCCTGGAAGGGACTGGTGCGGGAGCGCTTGATGGCATTGAACATTCAGGGGGTTCGCGATGATGTCAGCCCTTTTCTGGAACGGCCACAGGATGCAGCGCTGATGACGCATGAAAACCTGGAGGCGCTACTGGGGTGAGGGGTTATTGCTGGTAACTGTCACTTTGTGACAATCTTTGACAAGGAACAGACAAATGAAATCGTTGTGCGCGCGTCAGGTCCATCTGGATTTTCACACCTCGGAGCATATTGGCGGCATCGGCGCCCGTTTCCAACGACGCCAGTTTCAGGAGGCGCTACAACTGGGTCATGTGAACTCGATCACCGTGTTTGCCAAGTGCCACCACGGCTGGTCTTACTACCCTACGAAGGTCGGACAGCCTCACCCGCACCTGAAGATCAATCTGTTAAAGGCGCAGATCGAGGCCTGCCACGAAATCGGCGTTCGGGCGCCGATCTACATCACGCTCGGCTGGTCGGCCCGGGACGCCCTGCAGCACCCCGAATGGACCGTGCGTAAGCGCGACGAGTCCACCTTCGGCTTAAATGTGGACGCGAAAGCAAAGCCCTCCGACCGCCGCTCCGAATTTTCCTGGACATTCCTGTGTCCGGCCACGCCCTACCGGGACCTGGTCCTGGCACAAACCGAGGAGATCTG from Lentisphaerota bacterium includes these protein-coding regions:
- a CDS encoding nucleotidyl transferase AbiEii/AbiGii toxin family protein, whose protein sequence is MKEEALALVRGVSDPAQALNRLREYLQAFVLRSFHESEAFRPLAFVGGTALRFLHGLPRFSEDLDFSLVSGDGYAGKVWMAKVKRDLTLAGFDPEVTWNDRKVVHAGWVRVAGVLHEAGLSTMPSEKLAIKVEIDTQPPVGARCERRVVTRYVTFLLQHYDLPSLLAGKLHAAITRKYAKGRDWYDLIWYLSQRPPLIPNLSLLQKALDQTQGADRLDASSWKGLVRERLMALNIQGVRDDVSPFLERPQDAALMTHENLEALLG
- a CDS encoding beta-galactosidase encodes the protein MKSLCARQVHLDFHTSEHIGGIGARFQRRQFQEALQLGHVNSITVFAKCHHGWSYYPTKVGQPHPHLKINLLKAQIEACHEIGVRAPIYITLGWSARDALQHPEWTVRKRDESTFGLNVDAKAKPSDRRSEFSWTFLCPATPYRDLVLAQTEEICRRFDVDGLFYDICVWPPCWCPTCRAGMKAEGLDPEKESDAQGFKI